The following DNA comes from Arcobacter cloacae.
GTTAAAAAGATAGCAATTCTTGAAAACTCTTGTCGTCTTTTAAGTATAAAATCATCATTTCAATAAAAAAAATAAATTTTTAATTATTTTTGTTTCTAAAAGCCCTAATTTTAGCTATTTCAAAGCTTAAATACTATAAAGTTTTCACAATTTAATTTTATACAAGGAGTTCATCCATGAACAAGGCAGAATTTATTGATGCAGTAGCTGCAAAAGCTGGTTTATCTAAAAAAGACGCAAAAGGTGCAGTTGATGCAGTTTTAGACACAATTACTGAGGCTTTAGTTAAAAAAGAGTCTGTAAGTTTTATCGGATTTGGTACATTCGCTGTTAGCGAAAGAGCTGCAAGAACTGCAAAAGTTCCAGGAACAGATAAAACTGTTGATGTTCCAGCTACTACTGTTGCTAAATTCAAAGTTGGAAAAGCTCTAAAAGAAGCTGTTTCTGGTAAATAGTTTTTTATAATAAGAAGAATTCTTTAACTAGAATTTTTCTTATTTTTTAATTTATAATTATTTAAGTAAACTTAACTATAATTTCGCTTCAAATGCAAGCCGATGTGGAGAAATTGGTAAACTCAGTTGATTCAAAATCAACCGCTTCACAGCTTGCCGGTTCGAGTCCGGCCATCGGTACCACTTATAATCAATTTTTATTTTAAATTTTCTAAAATTACTTTCATATCTTTTTCAAATTCTTCTTTAGTAAATCCTTTTGTTAGTGCAGCTTCTTTTACATAACCATCAGATACTTTTTCTATAGTTCCATCTATTTTTAGTTTAAAAACAAAATATTTATTTTGTTTTACATCATTTACTCCTAAATTACGAACAAATATTCCATCAGAATCATTTATTAAAGAAATTTTTGAATCTTTATACATTTTTTCTAATTCACCATTAACTGCAATTTGTTTTATAAGCCAAGGAGTATTTGAAATATTTGCAACTAAAACTATATTTTTATCTGTTTTTGTATATAAATCTTTAAAAACAGCTAAAGCATCATGGTTTAATACAATAATAAACTTCTCTTCATTACTTTTAAATATCTCTTCAAATTTTGTATAAGGATTTCCACCAACAATATCAAAATATTTTGGAATTGACTCAATTGTTAAACTTCTATTTTGTTCAAAATTTTTATTGAAATTTTCAGGCATTGTAAAATAAACTAATGCAGAAAAACCAATTATTCCTAAAAATATGATTTTCAATGTATTTTTCATATATAACCTTTATCTTTTTTGTTTTTTAGCCCATTTAGAAAAGAGCCTATAATTTGTCAAATTTTCATCTAATTCTTTATTATTTACAACATTCTCAACCAACTTATTTGCAAGATATAGCGATAAAACAAATCCTCTACCACCTACTCCATTTAAAACAAACAGATTATCTATCATAATTAAGTTTTCATTTTTTATATGTGTTCCATTTTTTATATGGGGATACTTCTCTATACTTTTTTTAGAATCGACTAATTTTCCAACCATTGGGAAATAATCAATACTTGAAGCTCTTGCTCCAATTTTAATATCAATTACTTCAATATTCTCAAGTTTTTTTATATCATTTGCTTTTTTTAAGAGTTTATCAACATCATTTTTCATGATATTTTTCGTCTCTTCATTGTGTTGTAAATTATTAATATT
Coding sequences within:
- a CDS encoding HU family DNA-binding protein, whose translation is MNKAEFIDAVAAKAGLSKKDAKGAVDAVLDTITEALVKKESVSFIGFGTFAVSERAARTAKVPGTDKTVDVPATTVAKFKVGKALKEAVSGK